A single genomic interval of Lacrimispora sphenoides JCM 1415 harbors:
- a CDS encoding carbohydrate ABC transporter permease, with translation MRKRAVKDMDMADSSTLNRISPAINISFNVLFILFALICIIPVVFVFIISISSEQSIKLNGYRFWPQEFSLESYLFLWKEGKMIIRALGISAAVTVAGTAFGVILTTLMGYVLSIRKFKFNSFFTMVVFIPMIFNGGMISSYVINTQFLHLKNTLWALILPLCVSSFHVIICKTFFKLNIPESIVESAQIDGASHFTIFARIAFPLSKPIVATIALFLSFAYWNDWFQSSLYITDTKLFSIQSLLDHIQRNMEMMAKNPSLGVTLQQYMNNMPKEGARMAMAIIIIVPIACTYPFFQRYFISGLTVGAVKG, from the coding sequence ATGAGAAAAAGAGCAGTAAAAGATATGGATATGGCCGACAGCTCAACACTTAACCGCATATCACCCGCAATCAACATCAGCTTTAACGTTCTTTTCATTCTGTTTGCGTTGATTTGTATTATCCCGGTTGTTTTTGTGTTTATTATTTCTATCTCATCTGAGCAGTCTATAAAATTGAACGGATACCGTTTCTGGCCTCAAGAGTTTTCGTTGGAATCCTACCTCTTTTTGTGGAAGGAAGGAAAGATGATCATAAGGGCACTGGGCATATCGGCAGCAGTAACGGTGGCAGGAACAGCTTTTGGGGTTATTCTGACCACTCTTATGGGTTATGTGCTGTCAATCCGAAAATTTAAATTTAACTCATTTTTTACCATGGTTGTATTCATTCCCATGATTTTTAATGGGGGTATGATTTCCTCTTATGTAATCAACACCCAGTTTCTACATCTGAAAAATACACTGTGGGCGCTTATTCTGCCCCTGTGTGTCAGTTCGTTTCATGTAATTATCTGTAAAACATTTTTTAAGCTGAATATTCCGGAATCCATTGTAGAATCCGCCCAGATAGACGGAGCCAGTCATTTCACCATCTTTGCACGGATTGCATTCCCGCTGTCCAAGCCCATTGTTGCCACCATTGCATTGTTTTTGTCTTTCGCTTATTGGAATGACTGGTTTCAGTCTTCTCTGTACATAACAGATACCAAATTATTTTCCATCCAATCCTTACTGGATCATATTCAGAGAAATATGGAGATGATGGCAAAGAACCCTTCGTTAGGTGTGACTTTACAGCAGTATATGAATAACATGCCTAAAGAAGGGGCGAGAATGGCGATGGCGATTATAATTATTGTACCAATTGCCTGCACCTATCCGTTCTTCCAGAGATATTTTATTTCAGGACTTACGGTTGGTGCAGTGAAAGGATAG